Proteins encoded within one genomic window of Akkermansiaceae bacterium:
- a CDS encoding GNAT family N-acetyltransferase, with protein sequence MSRFSIRPYRHEDVDAVHAAASESITHISPWMGWLTPAYQPADAEFWVNKVVSEWGIHSYEHLIIDDSDGSIAGACGLNHLDRVNRFCNLGYWIRSSRLRQGAARASTLLLRDFGFTVAGMNRLEIVVATGNVASRKVAESVGAVHEGILRKRLCVGDVAHDSHMFALIRE encoded by the coding sequence ATGAGCCGATTCTCCATCCGTCCCTACCGCCACGAGGATGTGGATGCGGTCCATGCGGCCGCCAGTGAATCGATCACCCACATCTCTCCGTGGATGGGTTGGCTCACTCCTGCCTACCAACCTGCGGATGCGGAGTTCTGGGTCAACAAGGTGGTGTCAGAATGGGGTATCCACAGCTACGAACACCTGATCATCGACGACTCCGACGGCTCCATCGCCGGGGCTTGCGGATTGAACCATCTGGATCGGGTCAATCGTTTCTGCAACCTGGGCTACTGGATCCGTTCCTCCCGTCTCAGGCAGGGCGCGGCGCGTGCGAGCACCTTGCTCCTGCGTGACTTCGGCTTCACGGTGGCGGGCATGAACCGCCTGGAGATCGTCGTCGCCACCGGAAACGTCGCCAGCCGCAAAGTGGCGGAGAGCGTGGGAGCCGTCCACGAAGGCATCCTCCGGAAGCGCCTCTGCGTGGGGGATGTCGCCCACGATTCGCACATGTTCGCCCTCATCCGGGAGTAG
- a CDS encoding YcxB family protein, translating into MATFKFTRDEYLAASLSLAKQRTLRFILFLAAVVVAIATFRVIRNDNVLAAAPYVVALLVMVPTVIFVLRHRLGKTFDDQASLRETFTVEINAEGIRYSHSTGTRLLGWDRIRKWSEDRRFIFLFESDLHARILPKRALSEEEDRFVRERLSGVSGK; encoded by the coding sequence ATGGCCACCTTCAAGTTCACCCGTGACGAATACCTCGCCGCTTCCCTGAGCCTGGCGAAGCAACGAACGCTCCGTTTCATCCTCTTTCTCGCTGCCGTGGTGGTAGCCATCGCCACCTTCCGGGTGATCCGGAATGACAATGTGCTGGCCGCCGCGCCCTACGTGGTGGCGTTGCTGGTGATGGTGCCCACCGTCATCTTCGTCCTGAGGCACCGGTTGGGAAAGACCTTCGACGACCAGGCCTCCCTCCGTGAAACCTTCACGGTGGAGATCAACGCAGAGGGCATCCGCTACAGCCACTCCACCGGCACCCGTCTGCTGGGCTGGGACCGGATCCGGAAATGGAGCGAGGACCGCCGCTTCATCTTCCTGTTCGAGAGTGACCTCCACGCGCGCATCCTGCCAAAGCGGGCTTTGTCAGAGGAGGAGGACCGCTTCGTCCGCGAACGCCTGTCCGGCGTGAGCGGAAAGTGA